In Molothrus aeneus isolate 106 chromosome 3, BPBGC_Maene_1.0, whole genome shotgun sequence, a single genomic region encodes these proteins:
- the LOC136555253 gene encoding neuronal PAS domain-containing protein 4-like, with protein MALVCLRLRGAQLFPPGLAPPTGPALGTELLSLLPGFLLVLSADSKLVYISENVAQVLGLSVVELLAQGDTVFDILDGRVGEDVHKKLLLAREEPGREVTFVSEMRTSKAFRLQHGGNRVVAVCGRFVALRWPPSPSTTAFLALCTPLVQSPTDGEAASQDDIFQSMHLLDMTFIDVTESVTYHLGYHREELVGQSWYSLLHPEDAELAAAQHRAVALGAGAGPAAGTAVLRVLRRDRAWSWLRVWARRDGGCITCTCRCLREEEAAHLRARQPRAAAPPAGRDLGRLAEQLRALADSLSPPAAAVPCRWPRPEEAEDDASVCLGNSLLHPPAQFLRFPFEQKIGCSIPSVLPQL; from the exons ATGGCTCTGGTGTGCCTCCGGCTGCGGGGGGCTCAGCTCTTCCCTCCAG GCTTGGCTCCTCCTACGGGACCAGCCCTTGGCACAGAACTACTCTCCCTGCTCCCGGGGTTTCTGCTTGTGCTCTCAGCAGACAGCAAGCTGGTCTACATCTCAGAGAACGTGGCTCAGGTCCTGGGCCTCTCCGTG GTGGAGCTGCTCGCCCAGGGGGACACGGTCTTTGACATCCTGGATGGGCGAGTGGGAGAGGATGTGCACAAGAAGCTCCTCCTTGCCCGggaggagcctggcaggg aaGTCACTTTTGTCAGCGAGATGCGCACATCCAAGGCCTTCCGGCTGCAGCATGGGGGCAATCGGGTCGTGGCAGTGTGCGGGCGCTTTGTGGCCCTGCGCTGGCCACCCTCCCCCTCCACCACAGCCTTCCTGGCTCTCTGCACACCCCTTGTGCAGTCGCCCACAGATGGCGAAGCTGCTTCCCAGGATGACATATTCCAGAGCATGCATCTACTGGACATGACCTTTATCGATGTCACGGAGAG TGTCACCTACCACCTCGGCTACCACCGGGAGGAGCTGGTCGGTCAGTCGTGGTACAGCCTCCTGCACCCTGAGgatgctgagctggcagctgcccagcacagggccgtGG CGctgggggccggggccgggccggcagcgGGGACCGCCGTGCTGCGAGTGCTGCGCAGGGACCGCGCCTGGAGCTGGCTGCGCGTGTGGGCGCGGCGGGACGGCGGCTGCATCACCTGCACCTGCCGCTGCCTCAG ggaggaggaggcagcccACCTGCGCGCCCGgcagccccgcgccgccgccccgcccgcgggCCGGGATCTGGGCCGGCTGGCCGAGCAGCTCCGCGCCCTGGCCGACAGCCTCTcgccgccggccgccgccgTGCCCTGCCGCTGGCCTCGGCCCGAGGAAGCCGAGGACGATGCCTCTGTCTGCCTTGGAAACTCTCTGCTGCACCCTCCTGCCCAGTTCCTTCGGTTTCCCTTCGAGCAGAAAATAGGGTGCAGCATTCCAAGTGTGCTCCCACAG CTGTAG
- the RRP36 gene encoding ribosomal RNA processing protein 36 homolog, translating into MDEGKKWQEGKLNGQQRQQRTDQSDLSFEELLRVQSDARTRVSRKVPGGKKTAKPAKATLKQQQGKKGPLEMSAKKPVPFLRQVVPVRKKVQRDPRFDDLSGEYKPEIFMKTYSFLDSIKKQEKEMVQKQLKKCRNVEQKEKLQQLLNRMTQQEQAQKKQQKLRERELSLKRQQRELAKQGKKPFFLKKSEKRKLELAEKYAELKRSGKLESFLNKKRKRNAIKDKRHLPSQKNL; encoded by the exons ATGGATGAAGGGAAAAAGTGGCAGGAGGGAAAATTAAATGGACaacagagacagcagagaaCAG ATCAGTCTGACCTGTCTTTTGAGGAGCTCCTGCGGGTGCAGAGTGATGCAAGGACGAGAGTGAGCAGGAAGGTGCCTGGTGGGAAGAAAACTGCAAAGCCTGCCAAAGCTACGCTGAAGCAGCAACAAGGCAAAAAGGG gcCATTGGAGATGTCAGCCAAGAAGCCTGTACCTTTCCTGCGACAAGTGGTCCCTGTTAGGAAGAAG GTCCAGAGAGACCCTCGATTTGATGACCTGTCTGGAGAGTATAAGcctgaaatatttatgaagACATACAGCTTCCTGGACAGCATCaagaagcaggagaaggag ATGGTTcagaagcagctgaagaaaTGCCGGAACGTGGAACAGAAGGAgaaactccagcagctcctgaaccGTATG acacagcaggaacaggcacagaaaaaacagcagaagTTGAGAGAGAGGGAGCTGTCTTTGAAAAGACAACAGAGGGAATTGGCCAAGCAGGGAAAGAAACCTTTCTTCCTAAAGAAAT ctgagaaGCGGAAATTGGAGCTAGCTGAGAAGTATGCAGAGCTGAAGAGGAGTGGAAAGCTGGAGAGCTTCCTGAacaagaagaggaagaggaatgCCATCAAAGACAAGCGCCATCTGCCCTCACAGAAGAACTTGTGA
- the KLHDC3 gene encoding kelch domain-containing protein 3 gives MLRWAVHLEGGPRRVNHAAVAVGHKVYSFGGYCSGEDYETLRQIDVHVFNAVSLRWIKLPPVWTNSRDHVREVPYMRYGHSAVLIDDTVYIWGGRNDTEGACNVLYAFDVNTHKWFTPKVSGMVPGARDGHSACVLAKSMFIFGGYEQLADCFSNDIHKLDTTNMTWTLISAKGTPARWRDFHSATIIGTKMYVFGGRADRFGPFHSNNEIYCNRIKVFDTETNSWLDSPHTPVLPEGRRSHSAFSYNGELYVFGGYNARLNRHFHDLWKFNPVSLSWRKIEPKGKGPCPRRRQCCCRVGDRIILFGGTSPSPEEGMGDEFDLMDHSDLYILDFSPSLKTLCKLAVIQYSLDQSCLPHDIRWELSAMTTNSTISRPIVSNQG, from the exons ATGCTCCGGTGGGCAGTGCACTTGGAAGGGGGGCCACGGAGGGTGAACCACGCGGCCGTGGCTGTGGGCCACAAGGTCTATTCCTTCGGTGGCTACTGCTCTGGAGAGGACTATGAGACCCTGCGGCAGATCGACGTCCACGTGTTCAACGCAG TGTCTCTGCGCTGGATCAAGTTGCCTCCAGTGTGGACAAACAGCCGAGACCACGTGAGGGAGGTGCCCTACATGAGGTATGGACACTCAGCAGTGCTCATCGACGACACCGTCTACATTTGGGGCGGCCGCAACGACACGGAGGGAGCCTGCAACGTGCTCTATGCTTTCGATGTCA acACACACAAATGGTTCACACCAAAGGTGTCTGGAATGGTCCCAGGGGCAAGGGATGGGCACTCAGCTTGTGTCCTGGCAAAGAGCATGTTTATCTTTGGAGGCTATGAACAGCTG GCTGACTGCTTTTCAAATGATATCCATAAACTGGACACCACAAACATGACATGGACCTTAATCTCTGCCAAG GGTACTCCAGCTCGCTGGAGAGACTTTCATTCAGCTACCATCATTGGAACAAAGATGTATGTGTTTGGTGGCAGAGCTGATCGGTTTGGGCCCTTTCACTCTAACAACGAGATCTACTGTAACCGAATTAAAGTGTTTGATACAGAAACCAACTCCTGGCTGGACTCCCCTCACACCCCTGTGCTCCccgagggcaggaggagccatTCAGCCT TCAGCTACAACGGGGAACTGTATGTATTTGGTGGCTACAATGCACGCCTGAACAGACACTTCCATGACCTCTGGAAATTCAATCCAG TTTCTCTTTCTTGGAGGAAGATTGAGCCCAAGGGGAAAGGGCCGTGTCCTCGGCGccggcagtgctgctgcagagtggGGGACAGAATCATCCTCTTTGGAGGTACCAG CCCATCTCCGGAGGAGGGAATGGGTGATGAATTTGACCTGATGGATCACTCAGATCTCTACATCCTCGACTTCA gCCCCAGTCTGAAGACGCTGTGTAAGCTAGCAGTGATTCAGTACAGCCTGGACCAGTCCTGCCTTCCCCACGACATCAG ATGGGAGCTCTCAGCCATGACAACGAACAGCACCATCAGCCGCCCCATTGTCTCCAACCAGGGCTGA
- the LOC136555167 gene encoding transmembrane protein 121-like, giving the protein MVPPPPVSKPHVCLSTVLIMTSLVLMDAYLVEQSQGSRKLGICVMVAVGDICFLLVLRYVAIWVGAEVKTAKRGYAMILWFLYVFVLEIKVYFVYQNYKADRKSLDLIARKALTLLLSICIPALYVLLVATEHMEYVRTFKKKEDLRNRLFWVIVDMLDVLDIQANLWEPQKKGLPLWAEGIMFFYCYILLLVLPCVSLCEISMQGIGIVPHRMMLYPMLSMLTVNIATIFIRGSNMVFFRDARVSSIFMGKNMLAIGMKVCMFVQYQRHQHHAPPGPDPQHSTPAQPPSGPRKARDQPACPEELAQDNT; this is encoded by the coding sequence ATGGTTCCCCCACCACCTGTCAGCAAGCCCCACGTGTGCCTCTCCACAGTGCTCATCATGACCAGCCTCGTCCTCATGGATGCCTACCTggtggagcagagccagggctccaGGAAGCTGGGCATCTGTGTCATGGTGGCagtgggtgacatttgcttccTGCTGGTCCTCCGCTATGTGGCTATCTGGGTTGGGGCAGAGGTAAAGACAGCTAAGCGAGGATATGCCATGATCCTCTGGTTCCTCTACGTCTTCGTTCTGGAGATCAAAGTCTACTTTGTATACCAGAATTACAAAGCTGACCGGAAAAGCTTGGATCTCATCGCCCGCAAAGCGCTGACCTTGCTGCTCTCCATCTGCATCCCAGCTCTCTATGTGCTCTTGGTGGCCACGGAGCACATGGAGTACGTCAGAACGTTCAAGAAGAAGGAGGATCTCCGCAACCGCCTTTTCTGGGTCATTGTGGACATGCTGGACGTGCTGGACATCCAGGCCAACCTGTGGGAGCCCCAGAAGAAAGGGCTGCCGCTCTGGGCTGAGGGCATCATGTTCTTCTACTGCTACATCCTGCTCCTGGTCCTGCCCTGCGTGTCCCTGTGCGAGATCAGCATGCAGGGCATCGGCATCGTGCCGCACCGCATGATGCTGTACCCCATGCTCAGCATGCTCACCGTCAACATCGCCACCATCTTCATCCGAGGCAGCAACATGGTCTTCTTCAGGGATGCCCGGGTCTCCAGCATCTTCATGGGCAAGAACATGCTGGCCATTGGGATGAAGGTCTGCATGTTCGTGCAGTACCAGCGGCACCAGCACCACGCGCCCCCGGGGCCGgacccacagcacagcaccccagcccagccaccctcGGGGCCGCGCAAGGCCCGGGACCAGCCTGCCTGCCCCGAGGAGCTGGCCCAGGACAACACGTGA